In a single window of the Tellurirhabdus bombi genome:
- a CDS encoding superoxide dismutase, producing the protein MAFELAPLPYASDALEPNIDKQTMEIHHGKHHQTYVTNLNNAVNGTDLEGKSIEELLAEVSKYPVAVRNNGGGHWNHTFFWGLLSPDGGGQPTGKLAEAITEKFGSFDTLKEEFAKAATTRFGSGWAWLIVTPSGELAVTSTPNQDNPLMDVADQKGTPILGLDVWEHAYYLKYQNKRPDYIAAWWNVVNWDAADKAYQEAKAA; encoded by the coding sequence ATGGCCTTTGAATTAGCCCCTTTGCCGTACGCCAGCGATGCGCTGGAACCGAACATTGATAAACAAACAATGGAAATTCACCACGGTAAGCACCACCAAACTTACGTGACGAACCTGAATAACGCTGTAAACGGTACAGATCTGGAAGGAAAGTCAATTGAAGAGCTTTTGGCGGAAGTAAGCAAATATCCCGTGGCGGTTCGGAACAATGGCGGAGGACACTGGAACCATACGTTCTTCTGGGGACTGCTGTCGCCAGATGGTGGTGGTCAACCAACAGGCAAACTAGCTGAAGCAATCACTGAGAAATTTGGTTCATTCGACACGCTGAAAGAAGAGTTCGCCAAAGCAGCAACAACTCGTTTTGGTTCGGGCTGGGCGTGGTTAATCGTAACGCCAAGCGGCGAACTAGCCGTTACATCAACGCCAAATCAGGACAATCCGTTGATGGATGTAGCTGATCAGAAAGGAACACCGATTTTGGGCCTGGATGTGTGGGAACACGCTTACTACCTAAAGTACCAGAATAAGCGCCCTGACTACATCGCCGCCTGGTGGAATGTAGTTAATTGGGACGCTGCTGATAAAGCCTACCAAGAGGCAAAAGCGGCCTAA
- a CDS encoding nucleoside deaminase: protein MLTDDYFMAMALQLAEEAGDEGEIPVGAVVVCRNRIIAKAANQTERLGDVTAHAELLAITAAAQHLGSKYLTDCTLYVTLEPCVMCAGALFWAQVGRIVVGAPDPKRGFSRLKPSPLHPKTNLISGVLADESLALLMKFFKGLRT, encoded by the coding sequence ATGCTTACCGACGATTATTTCATGGCGATGGCGCTGCAACTGGCCGAGGAGGCGGGCGACGAAGGAGAGATTCCGGTCGGGGCGGTGGTAGTTTGCCGAAATCGGATTATTGCTAAAGCCGCCAACCAGACCGAGCGCCTGGGCGACGTAACTGCCCACGCCGAATTACTGGCTATAACGGCGGCGGCGCAGCACTTGGGTTCTAAATACCTGACAGACTGTACGCTTTATGTAACCCTCGAACCCTGCGTTATGTGCGCTGGAGCGCTGTTCTGGGCGCAGGTGGGCCGTATTGTGGTGGGTGCACCCGACCCCAAACGTGGTTTTTCGCGTTTAAAACCTTCCCCGCTCCATCCGAAAACCAATCTGATTTCTGGCGTTCTGGCCGACGAAAGTTTGGCGTTGCTGATGAAGTTTTTTAAAGGTCTGAGAACATAA
- the msrB gene encoding peptide-methionine (R)-S-oxide reductase MsrB has translation MIDKVIKSDEEWRRILTPEQYRVTRQKGTERAFTGEYCESHDPGIYQCVCCGTDLFESKKKFESGTGWPSFTDPLDPERIAYVKDFSYSMSRVEVLCAVCDAHLGHVFEDGPPPTGLRYCLNSVSLKLKREIEA, from the coding sequence ATGATTGATAAAGTCATAAAATCAGATGAAGAATGGCGGCGTATTCTGACGCCAGAGCAATACCGCGTCACGCGCCAGAAAGGGACCGAACGCGCCTTTACAGGTGAATATTGCGAGAGCCACGACCCTGGCATTTACCAATGCGTTTGCTGCGGTACCGACCTGTTCGAGTCCAAGAAAAAATTTGAATCCGGCACCGGATGGCCAAGTTTCACCGACCCACTCGATCCAGAGCGGATTGCTTACGTAAAGGATTTCAGCTACAGCATGTCACGCGTTGAGGTTTTGTGCGCGGTCTGCGATGCCCACCTGGGACACGTTTTTGAAGATGGCCCACCGCCGACGGGTTTGCGGTATTGCCTGAATTCCGTGTCTTTGAAATTGAAACGCGAAATCGAAGCTTAA
- a CDS encoding D-alanyl-D-alanine carboxypeptidase/D-alanyl-D-alanine-endopeptidase, which yields MRLFSYIWIFLFLLTGCATYRPIQRELLRHPALADHFTGFALYDWESQKMLVQHNADRYFTPASNTKLFSFYAGLTTLKDSIPALRYVVRGDSMIIWGTGDGSFLNPDLPKTAVLPFLQNRPEKLFLSFTNFSGNRLGSGWAWDDYNDYYSPEVTPFPLYGNIVRFSAPNRSSQLLAAPSFFQDSLTPVSRRPTSLNVQRDEFRNQFDRPHALVISGERLFRQDVPFRWSPGLAAQLLADTLNRTVGLADIPFDRSAKTVYGLPADSLYKRMMQVSDNMLAEHLLLLASSTHDTISTTFALEKMIQNQLSDLPDRPIWVDGSGLSRYNLFTPRSLVVLLQKIYRTIPEERLFNILAAGGRSGTIRSGYKPGQPYVFAKSGSMSGVYNLSGYLITKKGKLLLFSMMHNSFPRPVSEMRKWTAAFLTEIHERY from the coding sequence ATGAGACTCTTCAGCTATATCTGGATTTTTTTGTTCCTCTTAACCGGTTGCGCTACCTACCGGCCCATCCAACGCGAATTGCTGCGTCATCCCGCGCTGGCCGACCATTTCACGGGCTTTGCGCTCTACGATTGGGAGAGCCAGAAAATGCTGGTTCAGCACAACGCCGACCGCTATTTCACACCGGCGTCTAACACCAAATTATTTAGCTTTTACGCGGGTCTAACGACGCTCAAAGATTCCATTCCTGCCTTGCGGTATGTTGTTCGGGGTGATTCCATGATTATCTGGGGTACGGGCGATGGCTCTTTCCTGAATCCTGATCTGCCCAAAACCGCGGTCTTGCCTTTCTTACAAAATCGTCCAGAGAAGCTTTTTTTGTCCTTTACGAACTTCAGCGGAAACCGGCTCGGATCGGGCTGGGCCTGGGATGACTACAACGATTATTACTCGCCGGAAGTAACGCCGTTTCCCCTGTATGGCAACATTGTTCGGTTTTCGGCGCCCAATCGCAGCTCCCAGTTGCTAGCGGCTCCGTCTTTCTTTCAGGACAGCCTAACCCCCGTTTCGCGGCGCCCTACCTCCCTGAATGTGCAACGCGATGAATTTCGAAACCAGTTTGACCGCCCCCACGCCCTGGTCATCTCAGGCGAACGTTTGTTTCGGCAGGATGTACCCTTCCGCTGGTCGCCGGGTTTGGCGGCTCAATTGCTGGCTGATACCTTGAACCGCACCGTTGGCCTGGCTGATATTCCGTTTGATCGGTCGGCCAAAACGGTCTATGGTTTACCGGCCGATTCACTTTACAAACGCATGATGCAGGTTAGCGATAACATGCTCGCCGAACACCTGTTATTACTTGCTTCTTCCACGCACGACACCATTAGCACGACCTTTGCACTGGAAAAAATGATCCAGAATCAGTTAAGTGACCTGCCCGACCGACCAATCTGGGTTGATGGCTCGGGACTTTCGCGGTATAATCTGTTTACCCCGCGTTCGCTGGTTGTTCTGTTGCAAAAAATTTACCGTACCATTCCTGAAGAGCGCTTATTCAACATTCTGGCTGCGGGTGGACGCAGTGGTACCATTCGCAGTGGATACAAACCGGGGCAGCCTTATGTTTTTGCCAAGTCTGGTTCTATGAGCGGTGTTTACAACCTGAGCGGTTATCTCATTACCAAGAAGGGAAAGCTGCTTTTATTTAGTATGATGCACAACAGTTTCCCGCGCCCCGTCTCTGAAATGCGGAAGTGGACTGCTGCTTTTCTGACCGAAATTCACGAACGCTACTAA
- a CDS encoding T9SS type A sorting domain-containing protein, giving the protein MKSLIASLIIAFAVTTASVAADNHNKPNRPAKASMTTAVYPNVDANKLHVIVDKSEGHTAKIRLIDAKGHTLCIQNVAKSTKVTHATFDVSSLADGTYQVEITDGTNKEVKEITLKTTQPTITVNRVIAMQ; this is encoded by the coding sequence ATGAAATCGCTCATCGCTTCCTTAATCATTGCTTTCGCTGTTACCACTGCTTCTGTTGCTGCCGATAATCACAACAAGCCAAACCGCCCTGCCAAGGCTTCCATGACAACAGCCGTTTATCCAAATGTAGACGCCAATAAACTACACGTCATTGTTGATAAGTCAGAAGGCCATACAGCTAAAATTCGTCTGATTGACGCTAAGGGGCACACACTTTGCATCCAGAATGTAGCCAAGTCTACTAAAGTAACCCACGCCACCTTTGACGTAAGTAGCTTGGCCGACGGAACCTACCAGGTTGAAATTACGGACGGAACCAATAAAGAAGTTAAAGAAATTACGCTAAAAACGACGCAACCTACAATTACAGTAAACCGCGTCATCGCCATGCAGTAA
- the rnr gene encoding ribonuclease R, with protein MRNNRNKPRENPNKKRQGGDHSPASVQSANRFLDELKNDLLAYFEINNEDTFSQADVLEHFDVYDRKMKLIMSGLLGELTDEGTVTRLEDGRYQYNETDRTVEGVVDHINPRFAFISLGLGDRDSDVYVSTDDLNGAIDGDRVKVVRFSDSSNRDRGKRIEGKVVDIVARGRSEIVGRIEMQPTYGQVIPDNKKLYDEIYVPKDKLGEAKNDDKVVVRLTRYPDGRHRPEGEVISVLGKAGQNNTEMHAILAEFGLPVQFPEAVEEEAKKISTKITKKEISKRRDFRNITTFTIDPEDAKDFDDALSIRTLENGNYEIGVHIADVTHYIQLSTALEEEAYKRGTSVYLVDRVVPMLPEKLSNVLCSLRPHEEKLTFSAVFEMTPEGKIQNQWFGRTVIYSDRRFSYEEAQDVLDTGVGDYADELQTLNRLALTLRDERFRRGAIDFETVEVKFKLDENGVPLLVYPKVRKDAHKLIEEFMLLANKRVAEFVHGHGRSEHPNVMIYRVHESPDLEKLKTFSAFAGRLGYKLKIDEDHLSNSYNSLMESLQGQPEQHVLQQLAIRTMAKARYSTEDIGHFGLAFRRYSHFTSPIRRYPDMIAHRLLQHYLDGGKSVEQDQYESMCKHSSERERVATEAERASIKYKQVEFMANMDKGRIFEGIITGVTDFGFFVEITETSAEGLIRMADLDDDFYEYDKENYRLIGRRNKKIYAFGDAVSVRVKDANLARRSLDLWLAEDKGAHKEANQDRRARKAEIKQDMRSGSGKSRSASPKGSRRSGGSEKAPSKKRAKR; from the coding sequence ATGAGAAATAACCGAAATAAACCCAGAGAAAACCCTAACAAAAAACGCCAGGGCGGTGATCATTCACCGGCATCTGTTCAATCGGCCAATCGATTTCTGGACGAATTGAAAAACGATCTGTTGGCGTATTTTGAGATTAATAACGAAGATACATTTTCACAAGCGGATGTACTCGAGCATTTCGATGTATACGACCGCAAGATGAAATTGATAATGAGCGGCCTTCTTGGCGAATTAACCGACGAAGGAACCGTTACCCGCCTGGAAGATGGTCGCTACCAGTATAACGAAACGGACCGCACCGTCGAGGGCGTTGTTGACCATATTAACCCGCGCTTTGCCTTTATTAGCCTGGGCCTGGGCGACCGCGACAGCGATGTGTATGTCAGCACCGACGATTTAAACGGGGCTATTGATGGCGACCGGGTAAAAGTTGTGCGTTTTAGCGACTCGTCCAACCGGGACCGGGGCAAGCGAATTGAAGGAAAGGTCGTTGATATTGTGGCGCGTGGCCGCTCTGAAATTGTCGGACGGATTGAAATGCAGCCAACGTATGGACAAGTCATCCCGGATAATAAAAAGCTTTATGACGAAATTTACGTTCCTAAAGACAAACTGGGTGAGGCAAAAAACGATGACAAGGTTGTTGTTCGTCTGACGCGTTACCCGGATGGACGCCACCGTCCCGAAGGAGAAGTGATTTCTGTGCTGGGGAAAGCCGGACAGAACAATACGGAAATGCACGCTATTTTGGCCGAATTTGGCTTGCCTGTGCAATTTCCAGAGGCGGTAGAAGAAGAGGCGAAGAAGATTTCGACGAAGATTACCAAAAAAGAAATCAGTAAACGCCGCGATTTTCGGAATATTACTACGTTCACGATTGACCCGGAAGACGCCAAGGATTTTGACGATGCGCTCTCAATCCGAACGCTGGAAAACGGGAACTACGAAATTGGGGTTCACATTGCGGACGTAACGCATTACATCCAGCTAAGTACGGCACTGGAAGAGGAAGCCTACAAACGTGGCACATCGGTTTATCTGGTGGATCGCGTAGTTCCGATGCTGCCCGAAAAGCTGTCGAACGTGCTTTGTTCCCTCCGCCCTCACGAAGAAAAGCTGACTTTCTCGGCGGTGTTTGAAATGACACCGGAAGGTAAAATTCAGAATCAGTGGTTTGGTCGAACAGTGATCTACTCCGATCGTCGATTCTCTTATGAAGAAGCGCAGGATGTGCTGGACACGGGTGTGGGCGATTATGCCGACGAGTTGCAGACGCTCAACCGCCTGGCGCTGACTCTACGCGACGAGCGTTTCCGGCGGGGCGCCATTGACTTCGAAACCGTGGAAGTAAAATTCAAACTGGATGAAAATGGAGTGCCGTTGCTGGTATATCCTAAAGTTCGGAAAGATGCACACAAGCTGATTGAAGAGTTTATGTTGCTAGCCAACAAGCGCGTGGCTGAGTTTGTGCACGGTCATGGCCGCAGTGAGCACCCGAATGTCATGATTTACCGCGTTCACGAATCGCCGGATCTGGAAAAACTAAAGACATTCTCGGCCTTTGCCGGACGCCTGGGGTATAAGCTGAAAATCGATGAAGATCATTTGTCGAATTCCTATAATTCCCTCATGGAGTCGCTTCAGGGGCAACCGGAGCAGCATGTACTGCAACAATTAGCCATTCGGACGATGGCCAAGGCGCGTTATAGCACGGAGGATATTGGCCACTTTGGGCTGGCTTTCCGGCGGTATTCGCACTTTACGTCACCGATTCGACGGTACCCGGATATGATTGCTCACCGGCTGCTGCAACACTACCTGGACGGTGGGAAGTCGGTAGAGCAGGATCAGTACGAAAGCATGTGTAAGCATTCGTCGGAGCGCGAACGGGTGGCAACCGAAGCCGAGCGGGCTTCCATCAAATACAAGCAGGTTGAGTTCATGGCAAACATGGACAAAGGCCGCATCTTTGAGGGAATCATTACCGGGGTAACCGATTTTGGCTTTTTTGTGGAGATTACCGAAACCAGCGCCGAAGGGTTGATCAGAATGGCGGATCTGGACGATGATTTTTATGAATACGACAAAGAGAACTACCGTCTGATTGGCCGCCGGAACAAGAAAATATATGCCTTTGGCGATGCCGTGTCGGTGCGGGTGAAAGATGCCAATCTGGCGCGTCGAAGCCTGGACCTGTGGTTAGCCGAAGACAAAGGTGCCCATAAAGAAGCCAACCAGGATCGTCGGGCGCGTAAGGCTGAAATCAAGCAGGACATGCGGTCGGGGTCAGGGAAAAGCCGTTCTGCGTCGCCGAAAGGAAGCAGGCGCAGCGGTGGAAGCGAGAAAGCCCCATCTAAAAAGCGGGCTAAACGATAA
- a CDS encoding ribonuclease H-like domain-containing protein produces MQADNWKRKLKNVLFMDLKTVASTAKFNQLDARLQRQWGQKISLFRKEENWSVQEWYDNRASYYAEYGRILGIAFGGLYWDDNEVPHLKVKTLFEEDERKLLQQFVQVIERYPADELSLCAHNGREFDYPFFCRRLMIQGLPLPKTLQLTGRKPWENPHLDTLELWRFGDSRHYVPLEVLAAVLNLPTEQLELTGDQVSRIYYEEGDVAKIRKYALESVVTLVQTYLRLIGAPLIEEANITRVD; encoded by the coding sequence ATGCAAGCTGACAACTGGAAGCGAAAGTTGAAGAATGTCCTGTTTATGGACTTAAAAACGGTTGCCTCAACGGCTAAGTTCAATCAACTGGATGCGCGCTTGCAACGCCAGTGGGGCCAGAAAATCAGCCTTTTCCGCAAAGAGGAGAATTGGTCGGTGCAGGAATGGTATGACAACCGGGCCTCTTATTATGCCGAGTACGGACGCATTCTTGGCATTGCTTTCGGCGGTTTGTATTGGGATGACAACGAGGTGCCGCACCTGAAGGTTAAAACCTTATTTGAAGAAGATGAGCGGAAACTGTTGCAGCAGTTTGTGCAGGTTATTGAGCGGTATCCGGCTGATGAACTGAGTCTTTGCGCCCACAATGGCCGCGAGTTTGACTATCCGTTCTTTTGCCGCCGCCTGATGATTCAGGGTTTACCCTTGCCGAAAACGCTGCAATTAACGGGGCGAAAGCCGTGGGAAAACCCGCACTTGGATACGCTTGAGCTATGGCGTTTTGGCGATAGTCGGCATTATGTTCCACTGGAAGTGCTGGCCGCCGTATTAAACCTTCCGACAGAACAACTCGAACTGACGGGCGATCAGGTGAGCCGAATCTATTACGAAGAGGGAGATGTGGCAAAAATAAGAAAATATGCCCTTGAATCGGTAGTTACATTGGTTCAGACCTATCTTCGGCTAATAGGGGCACCGCTGATTGAAGAGGCAAACATTACACGAGTTGATTAA
- the lipB gene encoding lipoyl(octanoyl) transferase LipB, translating to MNQRINRQVHVQDLGSIDYKTAWDYQEGLLADIVSRKTQNRSLSTDQQQLTPNYLLFCEHPHVYTLGKSGKADNLLANDAFLEAIGATYYKINRGGDITYHGPGQLVGYPILDLDNFFTDIHKYMRFLEEAIIRTLAEYGLDAGRIDGLTGVWLDYETQQAPRKICALGVKASRWVTMHGFALNVNTDLSYFNHIVPCGIADKAVTSMQQELGRPVPFAEVAEHVRRHLVNLFDMELVELLKEEV from the coding sequence ATGAATCAACGAATTAACAGACAGGTACACGTTCAGGATTTAGGATCAATTGACTATAAAACGGCCTGGGACTATCAGGAAGGACTCTTAGCCGATATTGTTTCCCGCAAGACCCAGAACCGGAGTTTATCCACCGACCAGCAGCAATTAACCCCGAATTATTTGCTTTTTTGTGAACATCCGCACGTTTATACGCTGGGGAAAAGCGGCAAAGCTGACAACCTGCTGGCCAACGATGCGTTTCTGGAAGCCATTGGCGCTACGTATTATAAAATCAATCGGGGAGGAGATATTACCTACCACGGACCGGGTCAGCTGGTTGGCTATCCCATTCTGGACCTGGACAACTTCTTCACCGACATTCACAAATACATGCGTTTTCTGGAAGAAGCCATTATCCGGACGCTGGCTGAGTATGGACTGGATGCCGGTCGCATTGACGGGTTAACGGGCGTTTGGCTGGACTATGAAACGCAACAGGCACCGCGTAAGATTTGTGCTCTGGGCGTAAAAGCCAGTCGTTGGGTAACCATGCACGGCTTTGCCCTGAATGTAAATACGGATTTGAGTTACTTCAATCACATCGTTCCGTGCGGAATTGCCGACAAGGCCGTTACATCAATGCAGCAGGAACTTGGGCGGCCCGTGCCGTTTGCTGAAGTAGCAGAGCACGTCCGGAGACATCTGGTAAACCTGTTTGATATGGAGTTAGTTGAGTTATTAAAAGAAGAAGTATAA
- a CDS encoding YraN family protein → MAQHNEIGKQGEERAARYLEQKGYQILERNFRHQQSEIDLIARKDKTMLFVEVKTRSNLSFGNPEEFVSYTKVRLIKRAAEHYIYAKDWHHDIRFDIVAVTLANEQIQVKHIEDAFY, encoded by the coding sequence ATGGCACAGCACAACGAAATTGGTAAGCAGGGAGAAGAACGCGCCGCCCGTTACCTCGAGCAGAAAGGCTACCAGATTCTGGAAAGAAACTTTCGTCATCAGCAATCGGAAATTGATTTGATTGCCAGGAAAGACAAAACAATGCTTTTTGTAGAAGTAAAAACCCGTAGCAATCTATCCTTTGGCAACCCGGAGGAGTTTGTATCCTACACCAAAGTACGCCTGATCAAACGCGCTGCGGAGCATTACATTTATGCTAAAGACTGGCACCACGACATTCGCTTTGATATCGTTGCCGTGACCCTTGCCAACGAGCAGATTCAGGTAAAGCACATTGAAGACGCCTTTTACTAA
- a CDS encoding 2-isopropylmalate synthase — translation MSQRIYIFDTTLRDGEQVPGCQLTTEEKVVVAKELERLGVDIIEAGFPVSSPGDFRSVVEISRAVTEPTVCALSRAVQGDIDAAAQALKEAKRGRIHTGIGSSDIHIRNKFNSSREKILEQAVAATKYARNLIDDVEFYAEDAGRADLEFLARLVESVIAAGATVVNIPDTTGYCLPQQYGDKIKYIYDHVPNVDKAIISIHCHNDLGLATANTLSGVLNGARQVEVTINGIGERAGNTSLEEIVMALQVHKDLGLYTNVDPKRLFPVSQLVSEMMHMPVQANKAIVGRNAFAHSSGIHQDGFLKHSENYEIINPQDVGVDKSLIVLTARSGRHALKHRLELLGYRYDKPALDTIYSRFLDMADIRKEVNDKDLMELVR, via the coding sequence ATGAGCCAGCGAATTTATATTTTCGACACCACCTTGCGCGACGGCGAACAAGTGCCGGGGTGCCAGCTGACCACCGAAGAAAAGGTCGTAGTGGCCAAAGAACTGGAACGGCTAGGAGTTGATATTATCGAAGCTGGCTTTCCGGTTTCGAGCCCGGGCGACTTCCGGTCGGTTGTGGAGATTTCACGTGCCGTGACCGAGCCAACCGTTTGTGCACTTTCGCGGGCTGTTCAGGGAGATATTGATGCCGCTGCTCAAGCGCTGAAAGAAGCCAAGCGTGGTCGGATTCATACCGGAATTGGGTCGTCTGATATTCACATTCGGAACAAGTTTAATAGTTCCCGGGAAAAGATTCTGGAGCAGGCCGTTGCCGCCACAAAATACGCCCGGAATCTGATTGATGATGTCGAATTTTACGCCGAAGATGCCGGACGCGCGGATCTCGAATTTCTAGCTCGGCTGGTTGAATCGGTCATTGCGGCGGGAGCAACCGTGGTCAATATTCCTGACACAACCGGTTATTGCTTACCGCAGCAGTACGGCGACAAAATCAAATACATTTACGACCACGTTCCGAACGTAGACAAAGCCATTATTTCGATTCACTGCCACAACGACCTGGGTCTGGCCACGGCCAACACCTTGTCGGGCGTGCTCAACGGAGCGCGTCAGGTCGAGGTGACGATCAACGGCATTGGCGAACGGGCCGGAAATACATCTTTGGAGGAAATTGTCATGGCGTTGCAGGTGCACAAAGATTTGGGTTTGTATACCAACGTGGACCCGAAGCGGTTGTTCCCGGTTAGCCAGCTTGTCTCCGAAATGATGCACATGCCCGTACAGGCGAACAAAGCCATTGTTGGCCGTAATGCCTTCGCGCACTCGTCTGGCATTCACCAGGATGGTTTCCTGAAGCATTCGGAAAACTACGAAATTATCAATCCGCAGGACGTAGGCGTCGATAAATCACTGATTGTGCTGACAGCCCGCAGTGGTCGCCACGCGCTGAAGCACCGCCTGGAATTGCTGGGTTATCGGTACGACAAACCGGCCCTGGATACGATCTACAGCCGCTTCCTCGACATGGCCGATATTCGGAAAGAGGTAAATGATAAAGATTTGATGGAGTTGGTTCGCTAA
- the leuB gene encoding 3-isopropylmalate dehydrogenase has translation MKKHIVVIAGDGIGQEVTTVGKQVLDKIAEKFGHEFTYDEALIGHAAIEATGNPIPEETITKSKQSDAILFGAVGHPKYDNDPTAKVRPEQGLLGIRKALGLYANLRPIKLFDELLQASSIKPEFLQGADILFFRELTGDVYFGEKGRKDEGDTAYDLMIYSRYEIERIAVKAFEAAMTRRKKLCSVDKANVLESSRLWREVVQEVAKRYPEVEVEHQFIDAAAMLLIKDPRRFDVVLTGNLFGDILTDEASQIAGSMGMLASASVGDTTGLYEPIHGSAHDITGKGVANPLASVLSVALMLDISFGLKEEAEAVVNAVDAVLKAGYRTRDIANANTPADLILGTETMGQKLLELL, from the coding sequence ATGAAAAAACACATTGTCGTCATTGCCGGAGACGGTATAGGTCAGGAAGTAACTACTGTTGGAAAACAGGTATTGGATAAAATTGCCGAGAAATTTGGCCATGAGTTTACGTACGATGAAGCCCTGATTGGGCACGCGGCTATTGAAGCAACGGGCAACCCAATTCCAGAGGAGACCATTACGAAATCGAAACAATCGGACGCTATCCTGTTTGGTGCGGTAGGCCATCCAAAATACGATAACGATCCGACGGCCAAAGTTCGTCCTGAGCAAGGGTTGTTGGGCATTCGGAAGGCATTGGGACTCTACGCCAATCTACGCCCGATCAAGCTATTCGATGAACTGCTACAGGCATCGAGCATCAAACCGGAATTTTTGCAGGGCGCTGATATTCTGTTTTTCCGCGAACTGACCGGCGACGTGTATTTTGGCGAAAAAGGCCGCAAAGACGAAGGCGATACGGCTTATGATCTGATGATTTATAGCCGTTACGAAATTGAGCGTATTGCGGTTAAAGCGTTTGAGGCGGCCATGACACGTCGGAAAAAACTTTGTTCGGTGGATAAAGCCAACGTGCTGGAATCGTCGCGCTTGTGGCGGGAAGTGGTGCAGGAAGTAGCCAAGCGGTATCCAGAAGTCGAAGTGGAACACCAGTTTATCGATGCCGCTGCCATGTTACTCATCAAAGATCCGCGTCGGTTCGATGTGGTGCTGACGGGCAACCTGTTCGGCGATATTCTGACCGACGAAGCGTCGCAGATTGCGGGTTCAATGGGTATGCTGGCCTCGGCTTCCGTTGGTGATACGACCGGCCTTTATGAGCCAATTCACGGTTCTGCGCACGATATTACCGGTAAAGGTGTTGCTAATCCATTGGCTTCCGTGCTTTCAGTAGCCTTGATGCTGGACATTTCGTTTGGCCTCAAAGAAGAAGCCGAAGCGGTTGTAAACGCTGTTGATGCCGTCTTAAAAGCCGGTTACCGAACTCGGGATATTGCCAACGCCAATACACCAGCAGACCTGATTCTGGGTACAGAAACCATGGGACAAAAGCTGTTGGAATTGTTATAA
- the leuD gene encoding 3-isopropylmalate dehydratase small subunit, which produces MANETLHKLVASATPLPIENIDTDQIIPARFLKATTREGFGDNLFRDWRYNADNTPKADFVLNNPTYAGAQILVAGKNFGMGSSREHAAWAIHDYGFRVVISSFFADIFKNNALNTFVLPAQVSDAFLAEVFKAIEANPHTQITVDLENQEIVLENGVKESFAINAYKKACLMNGYDDIDYLLSLNEEIKQYDLAHTNFE; this is translated from the coding sequence ATGGCAAACGAGACCTTACATAAATTAGTGGCATCGGCAACTCCCTTGCCGATCGAAAATATTGATACAGACCAGATTATCCCCGCCCGTTTCCTGAAAGCAACCACGCGCGAGGGATTTGGAGACAACCTGTTCCGGGATTGGCGGTACAACGCAGACAATACGCCAAAAGCAGATTTTGTACTTAACAATCCAACCTACGCGGGTGCGCAAATTCTGGTGGCTGGCAAAAACTTTGGCATGGGTTCCAGCCGGGAACACGCCGCCTGGGCCATCCACGATTACGGCTTCCGGGTCGTGATTTCGAGCTTCTTTGCGGATATTTTTAAAAATAACGCCCTAAACACGTTTGTTTTGCCGGCTCAGGTATCAGACGCATTTCTGGCGGAAGTATTCAAGGCCATTGAAGCAAATCCGCACACCCAGATTACGGTTGATCTGGAAAATCAGGAAATCGTTCTGGAAAACGGTGTGAAAGAATCATTTGCCATCAACGCCTATAAAAAAGCGTGCCTGATGAACGGCTACGATGACATCGATTACCTGTTGAGCTTGAACGAAGAAATTAAACAATACGATTTAGCGCATACAAATTTTGAATGA